One genomic window of Ilyobacter polytropus DSM 2926 includes the following:
- a CDS encoding YgiQ family radical SAM protein, giving the protein MMFLVTTKEEMDKLGWDSLDIILVSGDTYIDSSYNGTAVIGKWLLRYGFKVGVIAQPDISSPDDITRLGPPELFWGVSAGCVDSMVANYTATKKRRKSDDFTPGGINNKRPDRASIVYTNLIKRYFKNNKVPVVLGGIEASLRRIVHYDFWSDKLRKSILFNAKADILSYGMGEKSMLELALAMKRGEPWENIRGIAYISKEPRKGYLELPSFEECIGDKKLFIKAFETFYLNCDPLTAKGIFQKQDTRYFVQNPPSMPFSSEEMDSIYGMDFEREVHPYYRSLGEVKALETIRNSITTHRGCYGECNFCAIAVHQGRTVTCRSEESIISEANTILSSPKFKGYISDVGGPTANMYGIECEKKLKSGACKDKKCMYPKTCPVLKPDHSKQVSLLKKLERLDGVKKVFIASGLRYDLILSDEKCGNLYLKDLIKNHVSGQLKIAPEHTEDKILSLMGKQEKSILKEFKEKFYSINNSLGMKQFLTYYLIAAHPGCNEKDMENLKKFASRELNTNPEQVQIFTPTPSTYSTLMYYTEMDPYTGKKLFVEKDTGKKQKQKDILVSKESHKKSFRRSTFSENKTKKNKNNRWKNR; this is encoded by the coding sequence ATTATGTTTTTGGTTACAACAAAAGAAGAGATGGATAAACTAGGGTGGGATTCCCTAGATATAATTTTAGTCTCTGGAGACACATATATAGATTCATCTTATAACGGCACTGCGGTTATAGGTAAATGGCTTTTGAGATATGGATTCAAGGTGGGGGTTATAGCCCAGCCTGACATATCGTCTCCTGATGATATCACAAGATTAGGTCCTCCGGAACTTTTTTGGGGAGTATCTGCAGGATGTGTAGATTCTATGGTAGCAAACTACACTGCCACCAAAAAAAGAAGAAAAAGTGATGACTTTACACCTGGAGGAATAAATAATAAAAGGCCTGACAGGGCCAGTATCGTATATACAAATCTGATAAAAAGATACTTTAAGAATAATAAAGTGCCGGTTGTTTTAGGCGGTATAGAGGCTAGCCTTCGTAGGATAGTGCATTATGACTTCTGGTCTGATAAACTCAGGAAATCTATTTTATTTAATGCCAAAGCTGATATACTCTCATACGGTATGGGAGAAAAATCAATGCTTGAACTGGCTCTGGCCATGAAAAGAGGAGAGCCCTGGGAGAATATAAGAGGGATAGCTTATATCTCAAAAGAACCTAGAAAAGGGTACCTCGAGTTGCCTTCATTTGAAGAATGTATAGGGGATAAAAAACTCTTTATCAAGGCTTTTGAAACTTTTTATCTGAACTGTGACCCTTTGACTGCAAAGGGTATATTTCAAAAGCAGGACACAAGATACTTTGTACAAAATCCTCCATCTATGCCTTTCTCCTCAGAAGAGATGGATAGTATTTACGGAATGGATTTTGAAAGGGAAGTGCATCCTTATTACAGATCCTTAGGTGAAGTTAAAGCCCTTGAAACCATAAGGAACTCCATAACAACTCATAGAGGCTGCTATGGAGAGTGTAACTTCTGTGCTATAGCTGTTCACCAGGGTCGTACCGTTACATGCAGAAGTGAAGAATCAATAATTTCTGAAGCTAACACAATATTATCTTCACCTAAATTTAAAGGTTATATCTCTGATGTAGGTGGTCCTACTGCAAATATGTATGGAATAGAATGTGAAAAAAAACTTAAATCTGGTGCATGTAAAGATAAAAAATGTATGTATCCTAAAACATGCCCTGTTTTAAAACCAGACCACTCTAAGCAGGTTTCACTCTTGAAAAAGTTAGAGAGATTGGACGGAGTAAAGAAAGTCTTTATCGCCTCAGGTCTCAGGTATGATCTTATCTTAAGTGATGAAAAATGCGGTAATCTTTATCTTAAAGATCTTATAAAAAATCATGTCTCAGGACAACTTAAGATTGCTCCTGAACATACAGAGGATAAAATCCTTTCTCTAATGGGTAAACAGGAAAAAAGTATCCTTAAAGAATTTAAAGAAAAATTTTATTCTATAAATAATAGTTTGGGAATGAAACAGTTCCTAACTTACTACCTCATAGCGGCTCATCCAGGATGTAATGAAAAAGATATGGAAAATTTGAAGAAATTTGCCAGTAGAGAACTAAACACAAATCCAGAACAGGTACAGATTTTCACTCCTACACCCTCTACATACTCTACTCTCATGTACTACACCGAGATGGATCCCTATACTGGTAAAAAACTTTTTGTAGAGAAAGACACTGGTAAAAAACAAAAACAAAAAGACATCCTAGTTTCAAAGGAAAGTCATAAAAAATCTTTCAGAAGATCAACCTTTTCTGAAAATAAAACTAAAAAAAATAAAAATAACAGATGGAAAAATCGTTAA
- a CDS encoding Hsp20/alpha crystallin family protein, producing MTEKKRGILSSDFMDDFMEEDDPLFKHGGKVPASNILDKADAYEIEVAAPGLKKEFFKVTIESNRLVVLAEIDDTENKEKNYYSQEFGHSALERSFNLPSDVDQNSISSCYNDGVLFIRLPKQESQESAADIIAEIKVD from the coding sequence ATGACAGAGAAAAAAAGAGGTATTTTGAGCAGTGATTTTATGGATGATTTTATGGAAGAGGATGATCCGTTATTCAAACACGGTGGTAAGGTACCAGCTTCAAATATCTTAGATAAGGCTGATGCTTATGAGATCGAAGTCGCAGCTCCTGGTTTGAAAAAAGAGTTTTTCAAAGTTACAATTGAATCTAACAGACTTGTTGTTTTAGCTGAAATAGATGATACGGAAAACAAAGAAAAAAATTACTATTCTCAGGAATTTGGTCATTCTGCCTTGGAAAGAAGTTTTAATCTCCCTTCAGATGTAGATCAAAATTCTATTTCTAGCTGCTACAATGACGGTGTACTTTTTATTAGACTCCCAAAACAAGAAAGTCAGGAATCTGCTGCAGACATAATTGCCGAGATAAAAGTTGATTAA
- a CDS encoding putative manganese-dependent inorganic diphosphatase, protein MDSVLVLGHKNPDTDSICSAIAYAELKNKLGQQSKAVRLGQLSRETEFVLNHFNLVAPELINTVRPQISDLTHLEKEVIYVDDSLKSALDLMIKENFSSLPVVDEERRLVGMIHVSDIANTYLEMDHTKLFNNYSTLYKNLKSMLKGEIISGEYPTGIIQGSLKAASEMDSVKQGDIVVTTTLVENAVENAIDAGAGLVILCVNEGDEIPKPTSTKTPVMKVEKGLFKTFRLITQSVSISSIMSHSKKFYQFKEEDFLHEIKDIMKEADQTNFPVVDKEGKIYGTIRSKNLINFTRKKVILVDHNEKSQSVDGIDDAKILEVVDHHKFGNFETNEPLQIRAETVGCSSTIIFNLYKEAGLSPSKEVAGVMLSAILSDTLLFKSPTCTEKDIKAAKELAEFLGFDYEKYGMEMLIAGTSLGDKSPMEIITMDMKEFRMSGLSVAVAQVNTVDVKGTLNKQKELESVMDKMISEKGYDAFILAITDIINAGSQVIALGQWASLVENGFNTELENNSAWLEGVVSRKKQLVPFLMAASQSI, encoded by the coding sequence ATGGATTCTGTTTTAGTTTTAGGACATAAAAATCCCGACACCGATTCTATATGTTCGGCCATTGCTTACGCCGAACTTAAAAATAAACTTGGTCAACAATCTAAAGCCGTAAGGCTTGGACAACTCAGCAGAGAGACTGAATTTGTCTTAAATCACTTTAATCTCGTGGCCCCTGAGCTTATAAATACTGTAAGACCTCAAATTTCAGATCTTACACATTTAGAAAAAGAGGTAATCTATGTAGATGACTCTTTAAAATCTGCACTAGACCTCATGATAAAAGAAAACTTCTCAAGCCTTCCTGTTGTTGACGAGGAAAGAAGACTTGTAGGAATGATACATGTATCTGACATTGCTAATACCTATCTTGAAATGGATCATACAAAACTTTTCAACAATTATTCCACCCTTTACAAGAATTTAAAATCTATGCTCAAAGGAGAGATAATAAGCGGAGAATACCCTACCGGTATAATACAGGGAAGTCTCAAAGCTGCTTCTGAGATGGACTCTGTAAAACAAGGAGACATCGTTGTAACTACTACTCTTGTTGAAAATGCAGTTGAAAATGCCATTGATGCAGGAGCCGGACTTGTAATTTTATGTGTTAACGAAGGTGACGAAATCCCTAAACCTACTAGCACAAAGACCCCGGTTATGAAGGTAGAAAAAGGTTTGTTTAAAACTTTCAGACTAATAACTCAGTCAGTATCTATATCTTCTATCATGTCGCACTCTAAAAAGTTTTATCAATTTAAAGAGGAGGATTTTCTCCACGAGATAAAAGATATTATGAAAGAAGCCGATCAGACAAACTTCCCAGTAGTTGACAAAGAAGGAAAAATTTACGGTACAATCAGATCAAAAAACCTGATTAATTTTACAAGAAAAAAAGTAATACTTGTAGACCACAATGAGAAAAGTCAGTCTGTTGACGGAATTGATGATGCTAAAATATTAGAGGTTGTAGATCACCATAAATTTGGAAATTTTGAAACAAACGAACCTCTTCAAATCAGAGCTGAGACCGTAGGATGTTCTTCTACCATTATCTTTAACCTCTACAAAGAAGCAGGTTTATCTCCTTCTAAAGAGGTTGCAGGGGTTATGCTCAGTGCCATACTTTCAGACACACTTCTTTTCAAATCTCCTACGTGTACTGAAAAGGATATAAAGGCCGCTAAAGAACTTGCTGAATTTTTAGGCTTTGATTATGAAAAATACGGAATGGAGATGCTGATAGCAGGGACTTCTCTTGGAGATAAAAGTCCTATGGAAATAATAACCATGGATATGAAAGAATTTAGAATGTCCGGACTGTCTGTAGCCGTTGCTCAGGTAAATACAGTAGATGTCAAAGGTACACTAAATAAGCAGAAAGAGCTTGAAAGTGTAATGGACAAGATGATATCAGAAAAAGGTTATGATGCATTTATACTAGCCATCACAGATATTATAAATGCCGGTTCACAGGTGATCGCACTTGGTCAGTGGGCATCTCTTGTAGAAAACGGATTCAATACAGAACTTGAAAATAATTCTGCTTGGTTAGAGGGCGTTGTTTCAAGAAAGAAACAGCTAGTCCCTTTCCTAATGGCTGCCAGTCAGTCTATATAA
- a CDS encoding MarR family winged helix-turn-helix transcriptional regulator has translation MDIKDSVIGEACALGIIRHISEEFGDYLGKELRRRKMPIQVKHAGLFMILFSKGEKIEFKELARIWRKSKSTLCDITSKYADEKLIKKTNCCSDKRNVYVEITEEGLKYKKDFNEISEAFLKKATSNLSDQQVEDLKFILDKMIKAFI, from the coding sequence ATGGATATAAAAGATTCTGTAATAGGAGAAGCTTGTGCACTGGGAATTATCAGGCATATAAGTGAAGAATTTGGAGATTATCTGGGAAAAGAACTCAGAAGAAGAAAAATGCCTATACAGGTAAAACATGCGGGACTTTTTATGATTCTTTTTTCTAAAGGTGAAAAAATTGAATTTAAAGAGTTGGCTCGTATATGGAGAAAATCAAAATCTACTCTTTGTGACATTACATCTAAGTATGCAGATGAAAAACTTATTAAAAAAACAAACTGCTGCTCTGATAAAAGGAATGTTTATGTAGAAATTACTGAAGAAGGTCTAAAATATAAGAAAGATTTTAATGAGATAAGTGAAGCTTTTTTAAAAAAGGCAACTTCAAATCTATCTGATCAACAAGTTGAAGATTTAAAATTTATTTTAGATAAAATGATTAAAGCCTTTATATAA
- the ligA gene encoding NAD-dependent DNA ligase LigA gives MENILEKATKIKEKIDKYNYYYYVKNESLVSDIEYDKLLKELEEIEKKHPEIKDELSPTRQVGSSLSDTKFQKVEHKKPMLSLSNTYNIKDVEDFHQRIDKILGKLKEDESKKITDYALELKLDGVSISVHYKNGKLVKGVTRGDGTVGEDVTENIMEIKSIPKYLKENIDIEARGEIVLPLSEFKKLNQIRYDKGEDLFANPRNAASGTLRQLDSKIVAERNLDCYFYFLADCDKLGIEKHSESMEFLEKVGLKTTGVCDLCSSIEELEDRIRYWENNRGVLDYETDGLVIKVNMVELWDKLGATTKSPRWAISYKFPAKQVTTTLKNITWQVGRTGKVTPVAELEEVEVSGSKVKRASLHNFDEIIRKDVKIGDRVFIEKAAEIIPQVVKVVKEARTGEEKEIMPPSVCPECGTELGREEGLIDLRCPNEKCPAKVRGQIEYFVSRDAMNINGLGKKIVEKFIEIGKIKDVSDIYDLHLYKDELKSLEKMGAKSVENLLKSIEDSKKREYPKSLYSLGIPHVGKFLASLLAKESKNIDKLAQMSIEDLLEIDGVGKKVAESVYGVFRNKKFLERLEKLKNYGVNFKIKEVEDTAEFFNEEFKDKTFLATGKLKHFTREGIKEYIESLGGKNLSGVSKKLDYLIVGEKAGSKLKKAEELKTVKILTESEFLEMTEK, from the coding sequence ATGGAAAATATTTTGGAAAAGGCCACTAAAATAAAAGAGAAGATAGACAAATATAATTACTATTATTATGTTAAAAATGAAAGTCTAGTGTCAGATATAGAGTATGACAAGCTCTTGAAAGAGTTAGAAGAGATAGAAAAAAAACACCCAGAGATCAAAGATGAACTTTCTCCCACTAGACAGGTAGGTTCTAGCCTGAGTGATACAAAATTTCAGAAGGTAGAGCATAAAAAGCCCATGCTTAGCCTGTCTAACACCTATAATATAAAGGATGTGGAAGATTTTCATCAGAGAATTGATAAAATTCTGGGGAAGTTAAAAGAAGATGAATCTAAAAAAATTACAGATTATGCTCTGGAACTAAAGCTTGACGGAGTGTCAATAAGTGTCCACTATAAAAACGGTAAACTTGTAAAGGGCGTAACTAGAGGAGACGGGACAGTAGGGGAAGATGTAACTGAAAATATCATGGAGATAAAATCCATTCCCAAGTACCTGAAAGAAAATATAGATATAGAGGCAAGGGGAGAGATAGTCCTTCCGTTAAGTGAGTTTAAAAAATTGAACCAAATAAGATATGACAAAGGTGAAGATCTTTTTGCCAATCCAAGAAATGCCGCGAGCGGTACCCTGAGACAGTTAGATTCTAAAATAGTCGCTGAAAGAAATCTGGACTGTTATTTTTACTTTTTGGCCGACTGCGATAAACTCGGAATAGAAAAACACTCTGAGAGCATGGAATTTTTGGAAAAAGTAGGACTTAAAACAACCGGAGTCTGTGATCTGTGCAGCAGTATAGAGGAATTAGAAGACAGGATAAGATACTGGGAAAATAACAGAGGAGTTTTAGACTATGAGACTGACGGTCTTGTGATAAAGGTTAATATGGTAGAATTGTGGGATAAATTAGGTGCTACAACGAAAAGTCCTAGATGGGCCATCTCATATAAATTTCCAGCAAAACAGGTAACTACTACCCTAAAAAATATTACCTGGCAGGTGGGAAGAACAGGGAAGGTAACTCCTGTAGCTGAACTAGAAGAAGTTGAAGTTTCTGGAAGTAAAGTAAAACGAGCCAGCCTGCATAATTTTGATGAGATAATAAGAAAAGATGTAAAAATAGGCGACAGGGTATTTATTGAAAAGGCAGCAGAAATTATTCCTCAGGTTGTAAAGGTAGTAAAAGAAGCCAGAACTGGAGAAGAAAAAGAGATAATGCCTCCTTCGGTGTGTCCTGAATGTGGTACAGAACTAGGTAGGGAAGAGGGGCTTATAGATCTGAGGTGTCCCAATGAAAAGTGCCCTGCTAAGGTAAGGGGACAGATAGAATATTTTGTTTCAAGAGACGCGATGAATATAAATGGACTTGGAAAGAAGATTGTGGAAAAATTCATAGAGATAGGAAAAATAAAAGATGTTTCTGATATATATGATCTGCACTTATACAAGGATGAACTTAAATCCCTAGAAAAAATGGGAGCTAAAAGTGTGGAAAACTTATTGAAATCAATAGAGGACAGTAAGAAAAGAGAATATCCTAAGAGCCTTTATTCTTTGGGGATACCTCATGTGGGGAAATTCCTGGCTTCACTCCTTGCTAAGGAAAGTAAGAATATAGACAAGCTGGCTCAGATGAGTATAGAGGATTTGCTGGAAATTGACGGTGTAGGAAAAAAGGTTGCAGAAAGTGTTTACGGTGTTTTTAGAAATAAAAAGTTCTTAGAAAGATTGGAAAAGCTAAAAAATTATGGTGTAAATTTTAAAATAAAAGAGGTAGAAGATACAGCTGAATTTTTTAATGAAGAATTTAAAGATAAAACTTTTCTTGCAACTGGTAAATTAAAGCATTTTACTAGAGAAGGAATTAAGGAATATATAGAATCTCTCGGGGGTAAAAATCTTTCAGGTGTGAGTAAAAAGTTAGATTACCTTATAGTAGGGGAAAAGGCCGGTAGTAAGCTTAAAAAAGCAGAGGAATTAAAAACAGTAAAAATATTAACTGAGTCCGAATTTTTAGAAATGACAGAGAAGTAA
- a CDS encoding Crp/Fnr family transcriptional regulator, with protein MERIQSLLKKLGIENLVDDKLMKEFKINKFKKHSLVLGSGDSSEKVMVILQGEVKVHVYSDEGGVFYGMLKKGEFFGLISTILNRPVLPDFITTKDSEILIFPLKKIMTTRKDIMNLIWDKIAIKTAEESVSIISKTLSRATSSNELFFIKYIEKNKGELSYSSTSELSENLNINIRTLQRIIKKLSEKEIIEKSKGLIRIKKYDLFKKHKQSLLG; from the coding sequence ATGGAAAGAATTCAATCGCTATTAAAGAAACTAGGAATAGAAAATCTTGTAGATGATAAACTTATGAAAGAGTTTAAAATAAATAAGTTTAAAAAGCACAGCTTAGTTCTTGGTTCTGGAGATTCTTCTGAAAAAGTGATGGTTATACTTCAGGGGGAAGTGAAGGTACACGTATATTCAGATGAGGGAGGAGTTTTTTATGGAATGCTGAAAAAGGGAGAATTTTTCGGGCTTATATCAACCATTCTCAACCGTCCTGTTTTACCGGATTTTATAACCACAAAAGATTCAGAGATACTTATTTTTCCTTTAAAAAAGATTATGACTACTAGAAAGGACATTATGAATCTAATATGGGATAAAATTGCAATAAAAACAGCTGAAGAATCTGTTAGTATTATTTCGAAAACTTTATCGAGAGCAACCTCTTCCAATGAGCTTTTTTTTATTAAATATATTGAGAAAAATAAAGGGGAACTATCATATTCAAGTACATCTGAACTTTCTGAAAATCTCAATATAAATATCAGAACACTTCAAAGAATAATTAAAAAACTTTCTGAAAAAGAGATAATAGAAAAGTCAAAAGGGCTTATTAGAATAAAAAAATATGATCTTTTTAAAAAACATAAACAATCATTATTAGGTTAA
- the secA gene encoding preprotein translocase subunit SecA, translated as MIGSLMKKVFGTKNDREIKRIMKIVDEINKLEPQFEGFSDEELKGKTVEFRERISNGETLDDILVEAFAVVRETSKRVLGMRHYDVQLVGGVVLHEGKITEMKTGEGKTLVATCPVYLNALVDNVHLVTVNDYLAKRDRELMGRIYEFLGLTSGVILNAMPVPERKKAYECDIVYGTNSEFGFDYLRDNMVSKIEEKVQRNLHFCIVDEVDSILIDEARTPLIISGPAEDTAKWYKIFYQVSQMLVRSYETEDIKDPKKKKEMNIPDEKWRDYEVDEKSHNITLTEKGIKRIEEIMKIDNLYSPENVELTHYMNQALRSKELFKRDRDYLVREGEVIIIDEFTGRAMEGRRYSDGLHQALEAKEGVTIAGENQTLASITLQNYFRMYDKLSGMTGTAETEASEFMHTYGLEVVVIPTNQPVIRKDSPDLVYKTHAEKVNAIFEKIEELHKNGQPVLVGTISISSSEMLSSHLQKRGIPHNVLNAKFHAKEAEIVAQAGRYGAVTIATNMAGRGTDIMLGGNPEFMALEDIPSREDEGYEELLKKYKIQCEEEKHEVLEAGGLFILGTERHESRRIDNQLRGRSGRQGDPGASEFYLSLEDDLMRLFGSDRVKNMMEKLGLPEGEPITHNMISKAIANAQKKVESRNFGIRKSLLEFDDVMNKQREAIYKSRNDALAKDDLKSNIAEMIRRTIESIAIEKLVGEYKEDWDINGFAEKINDLYEYKIEDLEEYKALTVESYSEKIYNEVMEKYKERETIFGSDMMRKLEKYMLFEVVDSRWRENLKTLDSLREGIYLRSYGQKDPIVEYKLLSGELYHQMLNTIDEETTSFLFKIRIRDEEEELEMKRKETPKNVKYNAGETPEKETENQRHSSKVGRNDLCPCGSGKKYKKCCGRL; from the coding sequence ATGATTGGTTCTTTAATGAAAAAAGTATTTGGAACGAAAAATGACAGAGAGATAAAAAGAATAATGAAAATAGTCGATGAAATCAACAAGTTAGAACCACAGTTTGAAGGTTTTTCCGACGAAGAGTTAAAAGGCAAGACTGTAGAATTCAGAGAAAGGATATCAAATGGAGAAACTCTTGATGATATTCTTGTAGAAGCTTTTGCAGTGGTCAGAGAGACATCCAAGAGAGTTCTTGGTATGAGACATTATGATGTACAGCTCGTAGGTGGAGTTGTTCTTCACGAAGGTAAAATAACAGAGATGAAAACTGGAGAGGGTAAGACACTAGTTGCAACTTGTCCTGTTTATCTGAATGCCCTTGTGGATAATGTACATCTGGTAACGGTAAATGATTATTTGGCAAAAAGAGATAGGGAACTAATGGGTAGGATCTATGAATTTTTAGGACTTACTTCAGGGGTTATACTAAATGCTATGCCTGTCCCAGAGAGGAAAAAAGCTTATGAATGTGATATTGTCTATGGTACAAATTCAGAGTTTGGATTTGACTATCTAAGAGATAATATGGTCAGCAAGATAGAGGAAAAAGTACAAAGAAATCTCCACTTCTGTATAGTGGATGAGGTGGATTCGATACTTATAGATGAGGCGAGGACTCCACTTATAATATCTGGACCGGCAGAAGATACTGCAAAATGGTACAAAATATTCTACCAAGTTTCTCAGATGCTTGTAAGAAGCTATGAAACAGAGGATATAAAGGATCCTAAAAAAAAGAAAGAGATGAACATTCCAGATGAAAAATGGAGAGATTATGAAGTAGATGAAAAATCTCATAATATAACCCTAACGGAAAAGGGAATAAAAAGAATAGAAGAGATAATGAAGATAGACAATTTATATTCTCCTGAAAACGTTGAGCTGACACATTATATGAATCAGGCTCTGAGAAGTAAGGAATTGTTTAAAAGAGATAGAGACTACCTCGTAAGAGAAGGAGAGGTAATAATAATAGATGAGTTTACAGGAAGAGCAATGGAGGGGCGAAGGTATTCAGATGGTCTTCACCAGGCTCTAGAAGCAAAAGAGGGTGTAACAATAGCAGGAGAAAACCAAACTCTTGCAAGTATAACTCTTCAAAATTATTTCAGAATGTATGATAAACTTTCTGGAATGACAGGTACTGCAGAAACTGAGGCGTCTGAATTCATGCATACATACGGATTGGAAGTAGTTGTAATCCCTACTAACCAACCTGTTATCAGAAAAGACAGTCCAGATCTTGTATACAAAACTCATGCAGAAAAAGTAAATGCTATTTTTGAAAAAATAGAGGAACTTCATAAAAATGGACAGCCTGTGCTCGTAGGTACAATTTCAATATCAAGCTCAGAGATGCTTTCTAGCCATCTTCAGAAAAGAGGTATACCTCACAATGTACTAAATGCAAAATTCCATGCAAAAGAGGCTGAAATAGTAGCTCAGGCAGGAAGGTACGGTGCAGTTACAATAGCCACCAATATGGCAGGTAGAGGTACAGATATCATGTTAGGTGGTAATCCTGAATTTATGGCCCTTGAGGATATACCTTCAAGAGAAGATGAAGGATATGAAGAACTGCTTAAAAAATATAAAATCCAGTGTGAAGAGGAAAAACATGAGGTGCTAGAAGCAGGCGGACTATTTATACTAGGAACTGAAAGACATGAATCTAGAAGAATAGATAACCAGCTTAGAGGTAGATCTGGAAGACAGGGAGACCCTGGAGCTTCTGAATTTTACCTGTCTTTGGAAGACGACTTGATGAGACTATTTGGTTCTGACAGAGTAAAAAATATGATGGAAAAATTGGGACTTCCAGAGGGAGAGCCTATAACTCACAACATGATAAGTAAGGCTATAGCCAATGCACAGAAGAAAGTTGAATCTAGAAACTTTGGTATCAGAAAATCTCTTCTTGAGTTTGATGATGTTATGAACAAACAAAGAGAAGCAATATATAAGAGTAGAAATGATGCTTTGGCTAAAGATGATCTGAAATCTAATATTGCTGAAATGATTAGAAGGACTATAGAAAGCATAGCAATAGAAAAACTTGTAGGAGAATATAAGGAAGACTGGGATATAAATGGATTTGCAGAAAAAATAAATGACTTATATGAATACAAAATCGAGGATTTAGAAGAATATAAGGCTTTGACTGTAGAAAGTTACAGTGAAAAAATATACAATGAAGTTATGGAAAAGTATAAAGAAAGAGAAACTATTTTTGGAAGCGACATGATGAGAAAGCTTGAAAAATATATGCTTTTTGAAGTTGTAGATTCAAGATGGAGAGAAAATTTAAAAACTTTAGATTCGCTTAGAGAGGGTATATACCTTAGATCTTACGGACAAAAGGACCCTATTGTAGAGTATAAGTTACTTTCGGGAGAACTTTATCATCAAATGTTAAATACGATCGATGAGGAAACTACTTCATTCTTGTTTAAGATAAGAATAAGAGATGAAGAAGAGGAACTTGAGATGAAGAGAAAAGAGACTCCTAAAAATGTAAAATACAATGCAGGAGAGACTCCTGAAAAAGAAACAGAGAATCAGAGACACTCAAGTAAAGTAGGGAGAAATGATCTTTGTCCTTGTGGGAGTGGAAAAAAATATAAAAAATGTTGCGGAAGATTATAA
- a CDS encoding cysteine-rich CWC family protein yields the protein MKNKNGICPLCGKENHCATVAGSDPYSCWCMTTKVPEELLERIPKDIRGKACVCKECVEKYLKEK from the coding sequence GTGAAAAATAAAAATGGAATATGTCCACTTTGCGGCAAAGAAAACCATTGTGCCACAGTTGCAGGTTCTGATCCTTACAGCTGCTGGTGCATGACGACAAAAGTTCCTGAGGAACTTTTAGAAAGAATACCAAAAGATATAAGGGGAAAGGCCTGTGTCTGTAAAGAATGTGTGGAAAAATATTTGAAAGAAAAATAG
- a CDS encoding PHP domain-containing protein: MVDMHLHTTVSDGALSPTELVEKAYEKGIKVLAITDHDTVDGLEEGRKKALELGIEFINGIEISCDWLGKEVHILGYFINCEDEKFQSEIMALREIRENRNKKMLEKLEKNGIYITLEELQEEAKGDILSRSHMANIIMKKGYAYSKKEAFSRYLGQHGIAYVPKSNLSPDRAVRIIKENGGLVSLAHPKLITRDRGQILKIINGLKKVGLDALEAYHGKFQINDVKYYMDLAKETALLWTGGSDFHGNERDIIEIGDGEVPMYVYEALLIYYEGRKI; this comes from the coding sequence ATGGTAGATATGCATCTGCATACAACAGTCTCAGACGGGGCTTTGTCTCCAACAGAACTTGTAGAAAAAGCCTATGAAAAGGGTATTAAAGTTTTGGCTATAACAGACCATGATACTGTGGATGGGTTGGAAGAGGGAAGAAAAAAAGCCCTTGAGCTAGGTATTGAATTCATAAACGGAATCGAAATATCATGTGACTGGCTGGGGAAAGAGGTTCATATTTTAGGTTATTTTATAAATTGTGAAGATGAAAAATTTCAGAGCGAGATCATGGCACTGAGAGAAATAAGGGAAAATAGAAATAAAAAAATGCTGGAAAAACTGGAGAAAAATGGTATATACATAACATTAGAGGAACTTCAGGAAGAGGCAAAGGGAGATATACTGAGCAGATCTCATATGGCCAATATAATAATGAAAAAAGGCTATGCTTATTCAAAAAAAGAGGCCTTTTCAAGATATCTAGGTCAGCATGGAATAGCCTATGTACCTAAAAGCAACCTCAGCCCTGACAGAGCCGTGAGAATAATAAAAGAGAATGGAGGCTTGGTCTCTCTGGCACATCCAAAACTCATAACAAGAGACAGAGGTCAGATACTTAAAATAATAAATGGGCTTAAAAAAGTGGGGCTAGATGCACTAGAGGCATACCACGGTAAATTTCAAATAAATGATGTGAAATATTATATGGATCTTGCTAAAGAAACCGCGCTTCTGTGGACAGGGGGTTCTGATTTTCATGGCAATGAAAGAGATATAATAGAGATAGGTGACGGAGAAGTTCCTATGTATGTATATGAGGCTCTTTTGATTTATTATGAGGGGAGGAAAATATGA